The nucleotide sequence CGGCAGGCTGCAGGCTGACGGCGGGCGGCCCGACGCGCGCGGCCGGGGGCTACGGTAGAATTCCTCCATGTCGACCGTCGCTGAATCCGCTCTGACGCACGCCCGCGCCACGCTCGACGCCTGGGTGCGCGAGTTGATGCGCTGGCACTTCGACCCGGCCACCGGCTGCCCCTTCTGGCTCGACTGGGCGGCCCGAGCCACCTGGGATCCCCGCGTCGAGGTGCAGACCTACGACGACCTCGACCGGTTCGGGGGCTTCGAGGACGAGTGGCTGCGCGGCGGGCCGGTCCGCCGCTGGGTGCCGAAGGGGCTCGCGAGCCGGCCCGTCTACATCTTCGAGACCGGCGGCAGCACGGGCGTCCCGAAATCGCGCATCAACATCGAGGACTTCCGGATCGACTACGAGACGTTCAGCGACACGCTGCCGGACGACGCGTTTCCGCGCGGAGCCGACTGGCTCATGGTCGGGCCGAGCGGGCCGCGGCGGCTGCGACTCGCCGTGGAACACCTCGCCCAGCACCGCGGCGGCATCTGCTTCATGGTCGATCTCGACCCGAGGTGGGTGATCAAGCTGCTCAAGACGGGTCAGGTCGCGCAGGCCGAGGACTACAAGCGCCACGTGATCGACCAGGCGCTGACGCTGCTCAAGGCGCACGAGGGCATCCGGTGTCTGTTCACGACGCCGAAGCTGCTCGAGGCGCTCTGCGAGCGCGTGTCGCTCCGCAAGCTCGGCATCACCGGCGTCTTCTGCGGGGGCACCGAGATGACCCCGCAGTTCCACCGGTTCGCCGTCGAGGAGCTGCTCGACGGGATCTACTTCGCCCCGACCTACGGCAACACGCTCATGGGCCTCGCAGCGCACAAGCCGCCCGCGCCCGAGGATCACTACGCCATCATCTACTACCCGCCCGCGCCCCGGGCGATGATCGAGGTCGTCGACCCGGACGAGCCGTCGCGCGTGGTCGACTACGGCGCCACGGGCCGCGTGCGCCTGACGACGCTCACGAAGGAGTTCTTCATGCCGCGGTTCCTCGAGCGCGACGAAGCCGAGCGCGAGCGGCCGTGCGAGCGCTACCCGTGGGACGGCGTCCGCAACGTGCGTCCCTTCTCCCGCTTCGCCACGACGGTCGTCGAGGGGGTGTACTGATGCTGCACCTGCCGCTGCTGCGGCACGGACGGCCATATCGCAGCCTCGACCTGGCCATGGCCCCGCATTTCCGCACACAGGAGCCGTTTGTCGCGCTCAGTCAGGCGAACACGGGGCTGATCCGGCGCGACCTGCTGCGGCAGGCGGACGCGCGCGACGCGCTCGCGCGGCTGCCCGTCGCCGACCTGCTCGACCTCTCGCGCCGGGCCGCGCGCGCGTTTCTCGAGGCGACGCTCCCACTCGACCCCGAGGCGGGCAGCGTGCAGTCTCCAGGCGACTACGTCGCGCAGCTCTCGGCGACGACCGGCCTGCCTCACGTGCTGGTCCGGCGCAACATGGCGAAGATCGCCGGCGTGCTCGAGCGCATCGACGAGGTCCTCGCCGGCCTCACCCGAGGCCTCGACCTCGGCGTGCTCGACCGGGGCCTCAGCTGCGGCGGCGCGACCCCCCTCTCGTTCTTCCCGCGCGCGCAGGCCCTCGGGGTCGTGCTGCCGAGCAACTCGCCCGGCGTCCACTCGCTCTGGGTTCCCGCGATCGCGCTGAAGATGCCGCTCGTGCTCAGGCCGGGCAGCGCCGAGCCGTGGACGCCGTATCGCGTCGCGCAGGCCTTCGTGCACGCCGGCTGCCCGCCGGAGGCGTTCAGCTTCTACCCCTCCGACCATGCCGGGGGGGCCGAGATCCTGCGCGCGTGCGGGCGCGGCATGGTCTTTGGCGACCACGCGTCCACGAGGAAATGGGCCGGCGACCCGCGCGTCGAGGTCCACGGCCCCGGCTACTCGAAGATCGTCATCGGCGACGATGCAGTCGACCGCTGGGAGGACTTCGTCGACGTCATCGCCACGTCGATTGCCGACAACGGGGGCCGGTCGTGCGTCAACGCCTCGGGCGTGTGGGTCACGCGCCACGGGGACGCCATCGCCGAAGCGCTCGCCGACCGCCTCGCACGCATCGTCCCGCGCCGCGACGACGATCCCGAGGCGCTCATCGCGCCGTTCGCCGACCCGAAGGTGGCCGAACGTCTTTCGACGATCGTCGACGGCGGTCTGGCGGAGCCCGGGGCCACCGATGTCAGCCAGGCCAGGCGTGGCCGCGAGCGCCTGGTGCGTTGGGAGGGCGCGACGTACCTGCTGCCGACCATCATCCGCTGCGGCCCCGACCACACGCTCGCCAACCGCGAGTTCCTCTTTCCCTTCGCGAGTGTCGTGGAGGTGCCCGAGGCCCACCTGCCCGAGGCGTGCGGCCCCTCGCTCGTCGTGACGGCCATCACGTCGAACGAGCGCCTGATCGACCGGCTGCTGGCCTCGCCGCTCGTCGACCGCCTGAACCTCGGCGTCATCCCAACCAACCAGATCGTGTGGAATCAGCCGCACGAGGGGAACCTGTTCGAGCACCTGTACGCGAGACGATCGATCCAGATCCCGGCCTGAAGGGCGTGGAGGGAGCCGGGGGCGCAGAGCGAAGCACCGCAGAGGCGCCGAGGCGCAAAGACGCGCACGGACAGGGGCCCGGCGGGGCGCGGCGCAGCCGCGCAGCGGGAGGCACGGCGGCTGTTTTCGCGATCTGCCCGACCGAGCGTGAGCCTCTGCGCGCCTTTGGTTGTCTTCGCGCCTCGGCGCCTTTGCGGTATCCCATCGTCTGCGTCTCCGCGCCCGCCGCGCTCTCGAACCCTTGTGATATCGTCAGGTTTCGGGCCTCTGGAGACCCTGGTGAAGCTGCTGTCGATCACGGCCGGCGCGGCCAACATGTACTGCGGGAGCTGTCTGCGCGACAACGCGCTCGCGGCCGAACTGCGGGCGCGCGGCCACGACGTGCTGCTCGTTCCGCTCTACACCCCGACGCGGACCGACGAACCGAACGTCAGCGATCGCCACGTCTTCTTCGGCGGGGTGAGCGTCTACCTCCAGCAGTACGTCCCGTTCTTCCGCCGCACC is from Acidobacteriota bacterium and encodes:
- a CDS encoding aldehyde dehydrogenase family protein, which codes for MLHLPLLRHGRPYRSLDLAMAPHFRTQEPFVALSQANTGLIRRDLLRQADARDALARLPVADLLDLSRRAARAFLEATLPLDPEAGSVQSPGDYVAQLSATTGLPHVLVRRNMAKIAGVLERIDEVLAGLTRGLDLGVLDRGLSCGGATPLSFFPRAQALGVVLPSNSPGVHSLWVPAIALKMPLVLRPGSAEPWTPYRVAQAFVHAGCPPEAFSFYPSDHAGGAEILRACGRGMVFGDHASTRKWAGDPRVEVHGPGYSKIVIGDDAVDRWEDFVDVIATSIADNGGRSCVNASGVWVTRHGDAIAEALADRLARIVPRRDDDPEALIAPFADPKVAERLSTIVDGGLAEPGATDVSQARRGRERLVRWEGATYLLPTIIRCGPDHTLANREFLFPFASVVEVPEAHLPEACGPSLVVTAITSNERLIDRLLASPLVDRLNLGVIPTNQIVWNQPHEGNLFEHLYARRSIQIPA